A DNA window from Fragaria vesca subsp. vesca linkage group LG3, FraVesHawaii_1.0, whole genome shotgun sequence contains the following coding sequences:
- the LOC101312036 gene encoding uncharacterized protein LOC101312036, whose protein sequence is MSNNEDFDGHILSEKLSKLNNSQQSIESLSRWCISNRKKAKQIVETWDKYFNLAQKDQRVSFLYLANDILQNSRRKGSEFVNEFWKVLPAALKHVYENGDDHGKKAAMRLVDIWDERKVFGSRGQSLKDEMMGKNLPPPVSNGRISNPIKIVKRDAHSVRIKLAVGGLPEKLLTAFQPVLDEHATEEGALNKCSVAARYVGKIEEDVENNLTQGIQQKSTLLDELKKQEDILNLSIEHLEAAAATRSALVLQLKEALQDQEPKLEAVRTRLQVAQHQIEKVSNIRRRLSLLPQSNVINMAAESTRVLEPTGIQSQPPSQPFSFAPVKTDEENKRAAAAAVAAKLAASTSSAQMLTSVLSSLVAEEAASMFSPEKRQKLEKSMSVSDSNADVGSAAYFNPLQQQTMTSVPLAPSTSMQTMSQANQMQTPFGPPPPPPAPSQSSATPPSNQYVQTGGHMVGVMPYGYGSNNLPPPPPRPMGMSRPTQPQQQSLPQQQQQVQPASGGYYQTLGMGFYGQSNQSASQPVPRQ, encoded by the exons ATGAGCAACAACGAAGATTTTGACGGACATATACTATCCGAGAAGCTCTCTAAACTCAACAATTCACAACAAAGCATCGAAT CTCTTTCTCGTTGGTGTATTTCTAACCGGAAGAAAGCAAAGCAGATTGTTGAAACATGGGACAAGTATTTCAATTTGGCCCAAAAAGATCAACGTGTGTCTTTCCTATATCTGGCAAATGACATATTACAAAATAGTAGGCGAAAGGGCAGTGAGTTTGTGAATGAATTTTGGAAAGTTCTTCCTGCAGCTCTCAAGCACGTCTATGAAAATGGTGATGACCATGGAAAGAAAGCAGCCATGAGACTG GTTGACATATGGGATGAACGGAAGGTTTTTGGTTCTCGAGGGCAAAGTCTTAAAGATGAAATGATGGGAAAGAATCTTCCTCCACCTGTAAGCAATGGAAGGATTTCAAATCCTATCAAGATTGTGAAGAGAGATGCACACTCAGTTCGAATT AAATTGGCTGTTGGAGGTCTACCAGAAAAGTTACTCACTGCATTTCAACCTGTTCTTGATGAACATGCTACCGAAGAAGGTGCTTTAAACAAGTGTAGTGTTGCTGCACGATATGTGGGTAAAATTGAGGAAGATGTTGAAAACAACTTGACTCAAG GGATTCAGCAAAAATCTACGTTGTTGGATGAGCTGAAGAAGCAGGAAGATATACTTAATCTATCTATTGAGCACCTTGAAGCTGCGGCAGCAACAAGATCTGCCTTGGTTTTGCAGCTTAAAGAAGCACTTCAGGACCAA GAACCAAAGCTGGAAGCTGTTCGCACTCGGTTACAA GTCGCGCAGCATCAGATAGAGAAAGTAAGCAATATTAGAAGGAGACTGTCTTTATTGCCACAAAGCAATGTCATTAACATGGCAGCTGAATCTACAAGGGTGTTAGAACCAACTGGCATCCAGTCGCAGCCTCCTAGTCAACCTTTTTCTTTTGCTCCTGTGAAAACTGATGAAGAGAACAAGAGAGCAGCAGCAGCAGCTGTTGCTGCTAAGCTAGCTGCTTCCACATCCTCGGCACAGATGTTGACTTCTGTTCTTTCTTCTCTGGTCGCTGAAGAAGCTGCCTCTATGTTTTCTCCAGAAAAAAGGCAGAAACTTGAGAAATCTATGTCTGTTTCTGATAGTAATGCTGATGTTGGCAGTGCAGCCTATTTTAACCCTCTACAACAGCAAACAATGACGAGTGTGCCATTGGCACCATCGACAAGCATGCAAACTATGTCCCAAGCTAACCAGATGCAAACTCCTTTTGGTCCGCCCCCACCACCTCCAGCACCATCACAATCTTCTGCAACTCCACCATCAAATCAGTATGTCCAAACTGGTGGCCATATGGTTGGCGTAATGCCTTATGGATATGGATCAAATAATTTGCCACCTCCGCCTCCCAGGCCAATGGGTATGTCGAGGCCCACACAACCACAACAGCAGTCACTGCCCCAGCAGCAGCAGCAGGTGCAGCCAGCTAGTGGAGGTTATTATCAAACGTTGGGTATGGGGTTCTATGGGCAAAGTAATCAGTCAGCTTCGCAGCCAGTTCCTCGACAATGA
- the LOC101312328 gene encoding uncharacterized protein LOC101312328 has product MEVVEDMLYLQLHKLSAIKSEEAVQQLLSILWKTRRTGLRDKSHLQSLLNLQSLSDLDPVLACLRSLIRKWVHESLTANHLLKLFPPDLPLHLQTLLVLSFQKYQSQWKDEIAREQPRGTGVCSTPLGMSGSLHDDHVAQLTPRHEFTPMSPRNLGNLPRLKSMTWTMENCNSGSANKVAVINLKLQDHTKSSLDEIEVKFQLTRDTLEAMMRSLTYIREQLSSMVAASGPSPKKQKQSDHVV; this is encoded by the exons ATGGAGGTGGTGGAAGACATGCTGTATCTGCAATTGCACAAGTTATCAGCCATTAAATCAGAGGAAGCAGTCCAACAATTGCTTTCCATTCTGTGGAAAACAAGGAGAACTGGTCTCCGCGACAAGTCCCACTTGCAGTCTCTCCTGAATCTTCAGTCACTCTCCGACCTCGACCCC GTTCTGGCATGCCTTCGTTCGCTCATCCGAAAATGGGTACATGAAAGCTTGACTGCCAACCACCTTTTGAAGCTCTTCCCACCCGATTTGCCCCTCCATTTGCAGACCCTTTTGGTCTTGTCCTTCCAGAAGTATCAGTCTCAATGGAAGGACGAGATAGCCAGAGAACAG CCCAGAGGAACCGGTGTGTGTTCAACCCCTTTGGGTATGTCAGGCTCATTGCATGATGATCATGTTGCTCAATTAACTCCACGACATGAATTCACTCCCATGTCTCCTCGCAACTTG GGAAATCTACCTCGTCTGAAGTCAATGACTTGGACCATGGAGAACTGTAACTCCGGATCAGCTAACAAAGTGGCCGTCATTAATCTCAAG CTGCAAGACCATACCAAATCTAGTCTAGATGAAATCGAGGTGAAGTTCCAACTGACTAGGGACACTCTTGAAGCAATGATGAGGTCATTGACCTACATCAGAGAACAACTCTCAAGCATG GTTGCTGCTTCTGGGCCGTCACCGAAGAAGCAAAAGCAGTCAGATCATGTGGTTTGA
- the LOC101297131 gene encoding uncharacterized protein LOC101297131, with protein MKQVENMWGLVFETASQISKFVMISMKTCYKSVGDHPFVVGILLLFIFLQRLFPVLFSVLVSTSPVIICTAVLLGTLLSFGQSNIPEIERQDDIASLRTWVPGDDTVVVGSGGSFSAENFSASSRDIVYDDVAPDSTDYRVNGEVGDHDVYAPLINENVQQTQSDERVTEDVDRDIELETQGLPNDVEAVEPQYTLLQKVRDQILQVQDDNVSAGGGEHLDSFLGGYGHDDSGEASDSGSDGAESSSPDASMADILPILDELHPLLDSEAPQQAHMSHDGSDAASDSSVESDEDIEGQGGQVDEGDGVDYNGGDKEEVPAHSGTEDESKSAIKWTDDDQKNLMDLGNLELERNQRLENLIARRRARKSFKLMPEKNLIDFDGVDLPFNVSPISTTRRNPFDSPFDDSYGNMGLPPIPGSAPSIMLARRNPFDLPYDSNEEKPDLKGDLFEQEFIALHANDAFFCRHESFSLGASSLGGAKHERQDFKWKPVFLPEILASEGPGYSLFQRQSSEVSESKLSSVPDSDSVSSVPDLDDRKFSEQDFTTETEVISNIYHASGLVDHGSHSYEDIYSLEMGQADRQDVIIDRRYIELGEREKLEPSLSDNGGLPTLVSNKLHLSREIVEEEDSSSSSSSLSSLSEAHEKTSDVRKGELSSEPSGDLMKEVLISRQHSLEESNVQFISTTVDDNQFKEPVYDSIPLEAENLISLNSISSDLQAEISELVTLQASAEMHVPFVYKNNDVDGENIEKATSGDEEIFSATSKAHGADEIEGDLGIYNQPQLTCSLSEVEVSLPKNLEVNATSSESGYHYLLSNEQTSEQEKDLSWLDKSMVEPCLDNHLEALLIEDNVKEEIDDMKEIDAELLLELDTVGDFSVKEVVGEPLDYELIREESNAVSTESGLSTADSNLSKPNLELPIFEHSHKGVDIDVALKQIHEGVDVEEGMFPSVVDNEQVSEDTVQISSPLLTVEATNLEDIITSNQPPHSSVKDFPQLSDTEGLAELHLELPPEGNEVSPDVLHDAVGDNASDNIGFNVQDTFTTHNTVKQPSEGNVTELPNPSNSKDILANVGTEAMVESVLSNVVYGVDETTTNSPLKQVSEDAVWELPKPSNLKDGCEEVTNTVVDSIEEIGLNNTGSGVQETIPTHSALKQVSENVAAETIEIASGSREVVQEPVPTQVSEKKVGVGELPKPSKSNDRLTE; from the coding sequence ATGAAGCAAGTAGAAAACATGTGGGGATTAGTGTTTGAAACTGCAAGTCAAATCAGCAAGTTTGTGATGATATCAATGAAAACATGCTATAAATCAGTTGGTGATCATCCATTTGTTGTGGGCATCCTGCTTTTGTTTATATTTCTTCAGAGATTATTTCCTGTTTTGTTTTCTGTTTTGGTCTCAACATCCCCTGTTATAATCTGCACCGCTGTTCTTCTTGGAACCCTTTTGAGTTTTGGCCAATCCAACATACCCGAGATTGAACGGCAAGACGATATTGCTTCTCTTAGAACTTGGGTTCCTGGCGATGACACTGTTGTTGTTGGCAGTGGTGGCAGCTTTTCCGCAGAGAATTTCTCAGCATCTAGCAGGGACATTGTCTACGACGATGTGGCCCCTGACTCAACAGATTACAGAGTCAATGGTGAGGTTGGGGACCATGATGTTTATGCACCACTTATTAATGAGAATGTGCAGCAGACTCAAAGTGACGAGAGGGTAACTGAGGATGTGGATAGAGACATAGAGTTGGAAACTCAGGGGTTGCCAAATGATGTGGAAGCAGTCGAACCGCAGTATACTTTGCTTCAAAAGGTTCGAGATCAGATTCTTCAAGTGCAAGATGATAATGTATCTGCCGGAGGAGGAGAACACTTGGATTCCTTTCTGGGTGGCTATGGTCATGATGACAGTGGTGAAGCTTCTGATTCCGGGTCAGATGGGGCGGAGAGCTCGTCACCTGATGCGTCAATGGCTGACATCCTTCCAATTCTTGATGAGTTACATCCGCTTTTAGATTCAGAAGCTCCACAGCAGGCTCATATGTCGCATGATGGATCTGATGCAGCTTCAGATAGCAGTGTTGAGTCGGATGAGGATATTGAAGGCCAGGGTGGACAAGTAGATGAGGGTGATGGGGTTGATTACAACGGCGGAGACAAGGAAGAAGTACCGGCGCACAGTGGCACGGAGGATGAAAGCAAATCTGCAATCAAGTGGACAGATGATGACCAAAAGAATCTCATGGATTTGGGAAATTTGGAGCTTGAAAGGAACCAACGGTTGGAGAATCTTATTGCAAGGAGAAGGGCTAGAAAAAGCTTCAAATTAATGCCTGAGAAGAATCTAATAGATTTTGATGGTGTTGATCTTCCCTTCAATGTTTCACCAATTTCAACAACAAGGCGCAACCCATTCGATTCTCCATTTGATGACTCCTATGGTAACATGGGGTTACCACCCATCCCTGGATCTGCTCCATCCATTATGTTGGCAAGGAGAAATCCTTTTGATCTTCCTTATGACTCAAATGAAGAAAAACCTGACCTCAAGGGAGACCTTTTCGAGCAAGAGTTTATTGCATTGCATGCCAACGATGCATTCTTCTGTAGGCATGAAAGCTTCAGTTTGGGAGCTTCAAGCTTGGGAGGTGCCAAACACGAGAGGCAAGACTTTAAGTGGAAACCTGTTTTCTTACCAGAGATATTAGCTTCAGAAGGACCAGGTTATTCCTTATTTCAGAGACAATCAAGTGAAGTTAGTGAATCAAAGTTGAGTTCTGTTCCTGATAGTGACTCGGTGAGTTCTGTACCAGATTTGGATGATAGGAAGTTCAGTGAGCAAGACTTTACTACAGAAACGGAAGTCATCTCCAACATATATCATGCTTCTGGTCTTGTTGACCATGGAAGTCATTCCTATGAAGACATATATTCCCTGGAAATGGGACAGGCTGACAGACAAGATGTCATAATCGATCGGCGTTATATAGAATTGGGTGAAAGGGAAAAGCTGGAACCAAGCTTGTCGGACAATGGAGGATTACCTACTCTTGTTAGTAATAAACTCCATTTGAGTCGAGAAATAGTTGAAGAAGAGGACAGCAGCAGTAGTAGCTCAAGCTTGTCATCATTGTCGGAAGCACATGAAAAAACCTCAGATGTGAGGAAAGGTGAATTAAGTTCTGAACCAAGTGGTGATCTCATGAAGGAAGTTCTAATTTCACGACAACATTCACTTGAGGAATCAAATGTTCAATTCATAAGCACGACAGTTGATGACAATCAATTTAAGGAGCCAGTCTACGACTCGATTCCCCTTGAAGCTGAAAACCTCATTTCATTGAACTCCATTTCTTCTGATTTGCAAGCAGAGATATCTGAACTAGTTACACTTCAAGCATCAGCGGAAATGCATGTTCCGTTTGTATACAAGAATAATGATGTGGATGGTGAGAACATAGAGAAGGCTACTTCAGGTGATGAAGAGATATTTAGTGCCACCTCAAAAGCACATGGAGCAGATGAAATTGAGGGAGACTTGGGAATCTACAACCAACCCCAGCTAACATGTTCTCTTTCAGAGGTAGAAGTCAGTCTCCCAAAGAATTTGGAGGTGAATGCAACTTCTTCAGAATCTGGTTACCACTATCTGCTTTCCAATGAACAGACATCAGAACAGGAGAAAGATCTATCCTGGTTGGATAAATCCATGGTTGAACCATGTCTTGATAATCATTTGGAAGCTCTTCTTATTGAAGATAATGTCAAGGAAGAGATAGATGACATGAAGGAGATTGATGCAGAGTTGTTATTAGAATTGGATACAGTTGGAGATTTCAGTGTGAAAGAAGTTGTTGGTGAGCCACTCGATTATGAGCTGATAAGAGAGGAATCTAATGCTGTGAGCACTGAATCTGGGTTGTCGACTGCGGATTCCAACCTGTCAAAACCCAACTTGGAACTACCTATTTTTGAGCACAGTCACAAGGGAGTAGATATTGATGTGGCTCTCAAACAAATTCATGAGGGAGTCGATGTTGAGGAGGGCATGTTTCCTAGTGTGGTTGACAATGAGCAAGTATCAGAAGATACAGTGCAGATCAGTTCACCGTTGCTGACAGTTGAAGCAACAAATTTGGAAGATATTATCACTTCAAATCAACCTCCACACAGTTCTGTTAAGGATTTTCCACAATTATCGGATACAGAGGGGTTAGCAGAATTACATCTGGAATTACCTCCAGAGGGTAATGAGGTATCACCAGATGTCTTGCATGATGCGGTGGGGGATAATGCATCAGACAATATAGGGTTTAATGTTCAAGATACTTTCACTACTCATAATACAGTAAAGCAACCATCAGAAGGTAATGTTACCGAGCTGCCAAATCCATCAAATTCAAAGGATATATTGGCAAATGTAGGAACTGAAGCTATGGTGGAGTCTGTATTAAGCAATGTTGTTTATGGTGTTGACGAAACTACCACTAATTCTCCTTTGAAGCAAGTCTCGGAAGATGCTGTCTGGGAGCTGCCAAAACCATCAAATTTGAAGGATGGATGTGAAGAAGTAACGAATACGGTGGTGGATTCTATAGAGGAGATAGGATTAAACAATACAGGATCAGGTGTTCAAGAAACAATCCCTACTCATAGTGCTCTGAAGCAGGTCTCGGAAAATGTTGCAGCTGAGACCATTGAGATTGCATCAGGCAGTAGAGAAGTTGTGCAAGAACCTGTGCCTACTCAAGTTTCAGAAAAGAAGGTTGGTGTTGGTGAGCTGCCAAAACCATCAAAGTCAAATGACAGATTAACAGAATAG